One stretch of Chitinophaga pendula DNA includes these proteins:
- a CDS encoding c-type cytochrome, whose translation MSTTKKVLQVTGSAILVLLLLVTSSLAYIKWLLPDVGPAPRLRIHITPERVKRGQYLANHVTACMDCHSTRDFSRFSAPPVPGTEGSGGQGFGREEGFPGQFFARNITPYALGTWTDGEIFRAITTGVSRDGTALFPLMPYKEYGKMDKEDIYAIIAYLRTLKPIKTYIPRSRTDFPTNVLINLLPEKNQPATKPDTCDQLNYGRYLTNAAGCTFCHTRQEKGYVTGEALAGGFQFSVPSGTLRSSNITPDDETGIGRWSEAIFVQRFKMYQPGKLEYIRQGDYNTIMPWSSYSQMDSADLKAIYTYLSSLKPVKKSISRFSTVSIPPGE comes from the coding sequence ATGTCAACAACGAAGAAAGTTCTGCAAGTCACAGGCTCCGCCATCCTGGTTTTACTACTCCTCGTCACAAGCTCACTGGCTTATATCAAATGGCTGCTCCCCGATGTAGGCCCCGCCCCCAGGCTCCGAATACACATCACACCAGAAAGAGTAAAAAGAGGACAATACCTCGCAAATCACGTCACCGCCTGTATGGACTGCCACTCCACCCGCGACTTCAGCCGCTTCTCCGCCCCTCCCGTACCGGGCACCGAAGGCAGCGGCGGACAAGGATTCGGCAGAGAAGAAGGATTCCCCGGACAGTTCTTCGCACGCAATATCACCCCTTACGCACTGGGCACCTGGACTGATGGAGAGATATTCCGCGCCATCACCACAGGCGTCAGCCGCGATGGTACCGCCCTATTCCCCCTCATGCCTTATAAAGAGTATGGTAAAATGGACAAAGAAGATATCTACGCAATCATCGCCTACCTCCGCACACTGAAACCTATCAAAACATACATCCCCCGCTCCAGAACAGATTTTCCTACCAATGTACTCATCAACCTCCTCCCCGAAAAAAACCAGCCGGCAACAAAACCAGACACCTGCGATCAGCTGAACTATGGCCGCTATCTCACCAATGCTGCAGGCTGCACCTTCTGCCATACCCGCCAGGAAAAAGGATATGTCACCGGCGAAGCACTGGCAGGTGGCTTCCAATTCTCCGTACCTTCCGGCACCCTCCGCTCCTCCAATATCACCCCCGACGACGAAACAGGCATCGGCCGCTGGAGCGAAGCCATATTTGTACAACGGTTTAAAATGTACCAGCCCGGCAAATTAGAATACATCCGGCAGGGAGACTACAATACCATCATGCCCTGGTCCAGCTACAGCCAGATGGATAGCGCAGATCTCAAAGCCATCTACACCTATCTCAGCAGCCTCAAACCAGTCAAAAAAAGTATCTCCCGCTTCAGTACCGTATCCATCCCTCCTGGTGAGTAA
- a CDS encoding ArsR/SmtB family transcription factor has protein sequence MDALTVAKATNAIADKHRLAIVMHIACKGMMQCGDVCTLTKLSQPANSHHVKILVDSGVLISNKSGRNVELSINKEMMKQLSMFFLELS, from the coding sequence ATGGATGCATTAACAGTAGCAAAAGCCACTAATGCGATAGCAGATAAACACCGCCTGGCTATCGTCATGCACATCGCCTGTAAGGGGATGATGCAATGTGGAGATGTCTGCACGTTAACGAAGCTCTCTCAGCCGGCCAATTCGCACCATGTTAAGATATTGGTGGATAGCGGCGTGTTAATATCAAACAAATCTGGTCGTAATGTAGAGCTTTCTATCAATAAGGAAATGATGAAGCAGCTGTCTATGTTCTTCCTGGAGCTGAGTTGA
- a CDS encoding potassium/proton antiporter: MVHQFEYILLFVAGLLIISIMSGRFFSRFGFSSLLITLCIGLLFGNGGKYDFDYNNPGVTLRISEIALCFILFSGGLGTHWSRSRRILLPGLLMSVGGTLLTALTLGTGIHFLLGWPWLLSVLMGAIVSSTDAAAVFSILESTGLKLKNGLSDTLEFESGTNDPMAYFLTFSLTTMLTMPEQSWKEMLWNFLVNMSIGAFTGYLAGRGATWMMLRAQLKRGESAVVYIGLVLLLYALNVIAGGSALLAMYIAGIVIGNTPDLNREESENFFTSFNWLMETILFLVLGFQLYLQDLKFAIWDGLIISGMLMFVARPLGVMIGLLPAAQYKLREKVFLSWVGLRGATPIVFALIPVVHQVQQSVQLFNISFVIVLTSILLQGNTVGQVAGWLKVKEAEG, from the coding sequence ATGGTCCATCAGTTTGAGTATATTTTGTTGTTTGTAGCCGGGCTGCTGATCATCAGCATTATGTCCGGACGGTTCTTTTCCCGCTTTGGTTTTTCTTCTTTATTGATCACCCTTTGTATCGGCCTGCTGTTTGGTAACGGCGGCAAATATGATTTCGACTATAATAATCCCGGCGTGACCCTGCGTATCAGTGAGATCGCGCTTTGTTTTATCCTTTTTTCCGGTGGGCTGGGTACGCACTGGTCCAGGAGCCGTCGTATACTGCTGCCCGGATTGCTGATGTCTGTGGGAGGCACCTTGTTGACAGCCCTCACTTTAGGTACCGGCATACATTTCCTGCTGGGATGGCCCTGGTTATTGTCGGTGCTGATGGGGGCGATCGTATCTTCTACAGATGCGGCAGCGGTATTTTCTATCCTGGAGAGTACCGGCCTGAAGCTGAAGAATGGATTGAGTGACACGTTGGAATTTGAATCCGGTACGAATGATCCCATGGCTTATTTCCTGACCTTCTCGCTGACGACGATGCTGACGATGCCTGAACAATCCTGGAAGGAAATGTTATGGAACTTCCTGGTGAATATGAGTATCGGTGCTTTTACGGGTTACCTGGCAGGAAGGGGCGCCACCTGGATGATGTTGCGGGCACAGCTGAAGAGAGGGGAGAGTGCGGTGGTATATATTGGATTGGTGCTGCTGTTGTATGCCCTGAATGTGATAGCCGGTGGCAGTGCGCTGCTGGCCATGTATATAGCCGGTATCGTGATCGGTAACACGCCTGATCTGAACCGGGAGGAAAGTGAGAATTTTTTCACCAGCTTTAACTGGCTGATGGAAACGATCCTGTTCCTGGTGCTGGGGTTCCAGCTTTATCTGCAGGACCTGAAGTTTGCCATATGGGATGGCCTGATCATTTCCGGCATGCTGATGTTCGTGGCGCGTCCGTTGGGGGTCATGATCGGGTTGCTGCCGGCGGCGCAATATAAACTACGGGAGAAAGTATTTCTTTCCTGGGTGGGATTGCGGGGAGCGACGCCTATTGTGTTTGCCCTGATACCGGTAGTGCACCAGGTGCAGCAGTCGGTACAGCTGTTCAATATCTCCTTTGTGATCGTGCTGACCTCTATATTATTACAAGGTAATACGGTAGGGCAGGTGGCTGGTTGGTTGAAGGTAAAGGAAGCTGAAGGATAA
- a CDS encoding TonB-dependent receptor — translation MKKNKLSGGRPSAPGMRVLVFLRFMKLTTILLLGACLQVSANAYSQQGKITINTKRMQLAQVLSLIEKQGNVRFVYSNDVLPNQQFVAVTVKDETVERVLSEILRNTSLTFRQLDKELIVIAPGATVIQNIPVKGKVTDSKGDALIGVSVQIAGTSRGTITGADGSYQIEAPGSATLVFSYIGYLQQQIAVNDRTRIDLVLQEDTKGLSEVVVVGYGAQKKVNLTGSVATVSAQQLTARPVTNVQNALQGLVPGLTVLSRPGDVGRDAGTITVRGRTNLSSPGPMVIIDGIPSSNRDLAALNPNDIENMSVLKDAASSAIYGSRAANGVILITTKKGTAGKMSVDLNASYGIQSPTRIPKYLGSGDYARLYNEALTNAGKSPIYKPEQIARFENGSDPDLYPNTDWYGQTLKKNPTYKDVQLGVSGSSKNSMYYLSFGYMNQESLVPYKGSNRYTVRLNTSSQVLPILNIGANVSMVKQDIDNNGGDLSWTELNRSLPTAVARHSDGSWGTVNGGVTDGTTAKNNVLRILDEAGRRKDRDFTFMGGLNGTLTPLKGLTIKGLASLKMDYRTANRFWSTMPPLTDFITKQPLASTQNKINEMQEKWIRQQEVLLQAYAEYEKSLNRHHTRVMVGASQESNIYRDQLTGRRNFPVNNLGTVGAGSSNPADFSTEDKLTDLTAARKPNGTYSESWAMRSFFGRINYNYDEKYLLEANLRLDLSSRFDPDYRKAWFPSVSAGWRLSEEQFMKDIKWIDNLKLRTSWGVLGNQNEVVPGNYYTFLTTNLGYGFDGVAADGIWQVRGVNRQTSWEKVYMTNVGVDATLWEGKLSVTADYFIKRTEGILLAKNFPATYGIEKVAFVNAGSTRNRGVEIMLSHSNRIGKDFTYDISVNVSKIKNTILSLGDDRQRINSYWIEKVGESVGSFFGYEAIGLFRDENDVKQHATQSVATRAGDIKYKDQNGDGKIDANDRVVMGNDVPWLNYGINLGMVYKGIDLNVITYGVSDVKVYLVNEASFSFFNGAGVKPYHLNRWTKDNPDPNAQYPRLLTSADGSHNYQNISSFWLYNGAYFRIRSITAGYTLPANWTKRVGMKSARIYIAANNPFTFMADKRLTDYDPEMASGRGGYPGVKTWAAGVNIKF, via the coding sequence ATGAAAAAAAACAAACTTTCCGGGGGCCGGCCCAGTGCGCCCGGGATGCGTGTACTTGTATTCCTCCGATTTATGAAGCTAACCACGATACTATTGCTGGGAGCTTGTCTACAGGTGTCAGCCAACGCTTATTCCCAGCAGGGGAAGATCACGATCAACACAAAACGGATGCAACTTGCCCAAGTGTTATCGCTGATCGAAAAACAAGGTAATGTACGGTTCGTGTACAGCAACGATGTATTGCCTAATCAGCAGTTTGTTGCCGTGACTGTAAAAGACGAAACTGTCGAAAGGGTGCTGAGTGAGATATTGCGTAATACTTCGCTCACCTTCCGGCAGCTGGACAAAGAGCTGATCGTGATCGCTCCCGGCGCTACCGTGATACAGAACATCCCGGTAAAAGGAAAGGTGACCGATAGTAAAGGCGATGCGCTGATAGGTGTGAGCGTGCAGATAGCGGGTACCTCCCGTGGTACTATTACCGGAGCAGACGGTAGTTACCAGATAGAGGCGCCTGGCAGCGCTACGCTGGTATTCAGCTATATCGGTTACCTGCAGCAGCAGATCGCGGTGAACGATCGTACCCGTATCGACCTGGTATTGCAGGAAGATACCAAAGGGCTGAGTGAAGTGGTGGTAGTAGGATATGGTGCTCAGAAGAAAGTGAACCTGACGGGTTCTGTTGCTACAGTAAGTGCGCAGCAACTGACCGCCCGTCCGGTGACGAACGTACAGAATGCATTGCAGGGGCTGGTACCCGGCCTGACGGTATTGAGCCGCCCCGGTGATGTAGGCCGGGATGCGGGTACCATCACCGTGCGTGGACGTACCAACCTGTCCAGCCCTGGCCCTATGGTGATCATTGATGGGATACCATCTTCGAACAGGGACCTGGCCGCGCTGAACCCCAACGATATCGAGAACATGTCTGTGCTGAAAGATGCGGCCTCCTCTGCTATCTACGGTTCGCGTGCCGCAAACGGGGTGATACTTATCACCACCAAAAAAGGGACAGCAGGCAAGATGAGTGTAGACCTTAATGCCAGCTATGGTATTCAGTCGCCTACCCGTATCCCTAAATACCTTGGTTCCGGAGACTATGCCAGGTTGTATAATGAAGCGTTGACCAACGCTGGTAAGTCGCCGATCTATAAGCCGGAGCAGATCGCCAGATTTGAGAATGGCAGCGACCCGGACCTGTATCCCAATACCGACTGGTACGGACAGACCCTGAAGAAAAATCCCACCTATAAAGACGTACAATTAGGCGTAAGCGGTAGTTCGAAGAACAGCATGTACTACCTGAGCTTCGGCTATATGAACCAGGAGTCGCTGGTGCCCTACAAAGGTTCCAACCGGTATACCGTACGTTTAAATACTTCTTCGCAGGTATTACCGATCCTGAACATCGGTGCTAACGTATCTATGGTAAAACAGGATATCGACAATAATGGCGGCGACCTAAGCTGGACAGAGCTGAACCGTTCGCTGCCGACAGCAGTAGCGCGGCATAGCGATGGCAGCTGGGGTACGGTGAATGGCGGTGTGACCGATGGGACTACGGCCAAGAACAATGTGCTGCGTATACTCGATGAAGCTGGTCGCCGTAAAGACCGGGACTTTACTTTCATGGGCGGACTGAATGGAACGCTGACACCGCTGAAAGGATTAACCATCAAAGGGCTGGCATCGCTGAAGATGGACTACCGCACAGCCAACCGTTTCTGGAGTACGATGCCGCCGCTGACAGACTTTATCACCAAACAACCGCTGGCATCCACACAGAATAAGATCAACGAGATGCAGGAGAAGTGGATACGTCAGCAGGAGGTATTGTTGCAAGCCTATGCAGAATATGAGAAGAGTCTCAACCGGCATCATACGCGTGTGATGGTGGGTGCTTCGCAGGAAAGCAATATATACCGTGACCAACTGACCGGCAGGAGGAATTTCCCGGTGAACAACCTGGGTACGGTAGGTGCGGGCAGTTCCAATCCCGCAGACTTCAGTACCGAAGATAAACTGACCGATCTTACAGCAGCCAGGAAGCCTAACGGTACTTACAGTGAGTCCTGGGCGATGCGTTCTTTCTTCGGCAGGATCAACTATAACTATGATGAAAAATATTTGTTAGAAGCCAACTTACGCCTGGACCTTTCTTCCCGTTTTGACCCTGATTACCGCAAAGCCTGGTTCCCTTCCGTATCTGCCGGATGGCGCTTGTCTGAAGAACAGTTCATGAAAGATATCAAATGGATTGACAATCTGAAGCTGCGTACTTCCTGGGGGGTACTGGGGAACCAGAACGAAGTGGTACCCGGTAACTACTACACCTTCCTGACCACTAACCTGGGGTATGGATTTGACGGTGTTGCCGCTGATGGTATCTGGCAGGTAAGAGGGGTGAACCGCCAGACCTCCTGGGAGAAGGTATATATGACCAATGTAGGGGTGGATGCGACCCTTTGGGAGGGTAAGCTCTCTGTGACAGCGGATTATTTCATAAAGAGGACAGAAGGTATCCTGCTGGCTAAAAACTTCCCTGCTACTTACGGCATAGAGAAGGTGGCTTTTGTGAATGCCGGTTCTACGCGCAACCGGGGCGTAGAGATCATGTTGTCGCATAGCAACAGGATCGGAAAGGATTTCACTTATGACATTTCGGTGAACGTATCCAAGATCAAAAATACCATCCTCAGCCTGGGCGACGACCGGCAGCGTATCAACAGCTACTGGATAGAGAAGGTAGGCGAGTCGGTAGGTTCCTTTTTCGGATATGAAGCGATCGGACTGTTCCGCGATGAGAATGACGTGAAGCAGCACGCTACACAAAGTGTGGCTACCCGTGCCGGCGATATCAAATATAAAGACCAGAATGGCGACGGCAAGATCGACGCCAACGACCGGGTTGTGATGGGTAATGATGTGCCGTGGCTAAACTATGGTATCAACCTGGGTATGGTTTATAAGGGGATAGACTTGAATGTGATCACCTACGGCGTATCTGATGTGAAGGTATACCTGGTGAATGAGGCCTCCTTTTCGTTTTTCAACGGCGCTGGTGTAAAACCTTATCACCTGAACCGCTGGACCAAAGATAATCCGGACCCCAATGCCCAGTATCCCCGTTTGCTGACCAGCGCTGATGGTTCACATAACTACCAGAACATCTCTTCCTTCTGGTTGTATAACGGTGCTTATTTCCGTATACGATCCATTACGGCCGGTTATACTTTGCCTGCCAATTGGACTAAACGGGTGGGGATGAAATCGGCACGTATCTATATCGCTGCCAACAACCCTTTTACGTTCATGGCGGACAAGCGGCTGACCGATTATGATCCGGAGATGGCATCCGGCCGGGGTGGTTATCCTGGTGTGAAGACATGGGCAGCAGGTGTGAATATTAAATTCTAA
- a CDS encoding RagB/SusD family nutrient uptake outer membrane protein: MKKVTFIIGTIIVLSGLWSSCGKDFLERVPENEIPEVNFWKNDNDAYLALNGIYNSLGKEVIYDDGATDNAHAQYQWESNATFISQGTVTTDVNEGWDYNAIRRANYFLENVDKVNMNDALKARYKAEARFLRAYYYCNLVNKIGDVPLVTKVLTAEGSYVPRDPRATVLNFILTELDECAKVLPERYAGGGTDNGTHTERGRATKGAALALKARMHLYNGQWQQAVDAASAVMAIPGYDLFTVSSESGRDTQDNYAAWVNFTDAAEQRRFRLGLRSYEKLFIAANNNNKEVIFDRQLIKQRDDKSTTTFLLSADMGGWSSVTPTQELVNAYESFKTGLPVVPPSPAERAKRYAARETDPLFYEEYKNRDPRFYASILFDKSPWSNLEANYVFKWIKGGSNRSRTGYNFRKLVDPDAWNERINSYANTMLLRFAEVLLTYAEAKNELSGPDATVYDAIDRIRVRAGMPVLDRAQYGTQDRLRTAIRRERRIELAVEGQRYMDIRRWKIAPDVMKTIMDLENTPAQDRVWNDKLYLMPVPQKERDLNPQLTQNSGY, encoded by the coding sequence ATGAAAAAAGTGACTTTTATAATAGGTACGATCATCGTTTTGTCCGGACTGTGGAGTAGTTGTGGGAAGGATTTCCTGGAGCGGGTGCCGGAGAATGAAATACCGGAAGTGAATTTCTGGAAAAATGACAACGATGCCTACCTGGCATTGAACGGTATATATAATTCGCTGGGGAAAGAAGTGATCTACGATGATGGGGCGACGGACAATGCCCATGCGCAATATCAGTGGGAGAGCAATGCGACCTTTATTTCGCAGGGCACCGTTACTACGGATGTGAATGAAGGGTGGGATTATAACGCGATCCGCCGGGCCAACTATTTCCTGGAGAATGTAGATAAGGTGAACATGAATGATGCGTTGAAGGCACGTTATAAAGCGGAAGCGCGTTTCCTCCGGGCTTACTATTACTGCAACCTGGTCAACAAGATCGGAGATGTTCCGTTGGTGACCAAAGTGTTGACGGCGGAGGGCTCCTATGTGCCTCGTGATCCACGTGCGACGGTGCTGAATTTCATCCTGACGGAATTGGACGAATGTGCGAAGGTGTTACCCGAGCGTTATGCCGGTGGCGGTACTGACAACGGGACGCATACAGAACGGGGCAGGGCGACCAAAGGCGCGGCACTGGCCCTCAAAGCACGCATGCACCTGTATAACGGGCAGTGGCAACAGGCGGTGGATGCCGCGAGTGCAGTAATGGCGATACCTGGGTATGACCTGTTTACCGTTAGCAGCGAGAGTGGCCGTGACACGCAGGATAATTATGCTGCCTGGGTCAACTTTACAGATGCCGCAGAGCAACGCCGTTTCCGTTTGGGATTACGCAGCTATGAGAAACTATTTATTGCAGCTAACAATAACAACAAGGAAGTGATCTTTGACCGGCAACTGATCAAACAGCGGGACGACAAGAGTACCACGACCTTCCTGTTGTCTGCCGATATGGGAGGCTGGAGCTCTGTGACACCTACGCAGGAGCTGGTCAATGCCTATGAAAGTTTTAAGACAGGACTGCCGGTAGTACCGCCGTCACCTGCTGAACGAGCCAAACGATATGCTGCGCGGGAGACGGATCCTTTATTCTATGAAGAATACAAGAACAGGGACCCCCGGTTTTATGCCAGCATATTATTTGACAAAAGTCCCTGGAGCAACCTGGAAGCCAACTATGTATTTAAATGGATCAAAGGTGGTAGTAACCGCTCCCGGACAGGTTACAATTTCCGTAAGCTGGTAGATCCGGATGCCTGGAATGAGCGTATTAATAGTTACGCCAATACGATGCTGCTCCGGTTTGCAGAAGTGTTGTTGACTTATGCGGAAGCTAAGAATGAACTGAGCGGACCGGATGCTACGGTGTATGATGCGATCGATCGTATCCGGGTGCGCGCCGGCATGCCGGTATTGGACCGTGCGCAATACGGTACACAGGACCGCCTTCGTACTGCGATCCGCCGGGAGCGCAGGATAGAACTGGCCGTAGAAGGCCAGCGCTATATGGATATACGTCGCTGGAAGATCGCTCCCGACGTGATGAAGACCATCATGGACTTGGAGAATACACCCGCGCAGGACCGCGTATGGAATGATAAGCTCTATCTTATGCCGGTGCCTCAAAAGGAAAGGGACCTGAATCCACAGTTGACACAGAACTCCGGTTACTAA
- a CDS encoding glucose 1-dehydrogenase: MSKLINKIAVITGGTTGIGFATAQEFIAQGAKVVITGRSQEGVDKALAALGADAKGLVADQASLADADKLAAFVSKEHGKVDNLFINAGVGSFIPFSEADEAHFDGIMDVNFKGAYFTTQKLLPLLRDDGTIIFLSSVNAISSMPGASVYSASKAALNSLSRTLSRELAGRGIRVNAINPGPIVTPILHKAGLTPDEVDAFQRTLREQVPLGRMGESEEVAKLVSFLASDDARFITGGDYNIDGGIITHPILHQS, from the coding sequence ATGAGTAAGTTGATTAATAAAATAGCTGTGATCACCGGCGGTACTACCGGCATTGGATTTGCCACCGCGCAGGAGTTTATCGCACAAGGTGCGAAAGTAGTGATCACCGGCAGGAGCCAGGAAGGCGTAGATAAAGCATTGGCTGCATTGGGTGCGGATGCAAAGGGGTTGGTAGCAGACCAGGCTAGCCTGGCTGATGCGGACAAGCTCGCTGCCTTTGTATCGAAGGAGCATGGCAAGGTGGATAATCTGTTTATCAATGCAGGGGTAGGTTCCTTCATTCCTTTTTCGGAGGCGGATGAAGCGCACTTTGACGGTATCATGGATGTGAACTTCAAGGGGGCTTATTTTACGACACAGAAGCTGCTGCCGTTGTTGCGGGATGATGGCACGATCATCTTTCTGTCGAGCGTCAATGCGATCAGTTCTATGCCGGGCGCCAGCGTATATTCTGCGAGTAAGGCAGCGTTGAATTCCCTGTCACGTACATTATCGAGGGAGTTGGCGGGACGTGGTATCCGGGTGAATGCGATCAACCCTGGACCTATTGTTACACCTATACTGCATAAAGCGGGGCTGACACCTGACGAAGTAGACGCTTTCCAACGTACGCTCAGGGAGCAGGTACCGTTGGGGCGTATGGGTGAGTCAGAGGAAGTGGCTAAGCTGGTATCGTTCCTGGCATCGGACGATGCGCGATTTATCACCGGAGGGGATTACAATATTGATGGTGGTATCATTACGCATCCGATTTTACATCAGTCATAA